The Drosophila gunungcola strain Sukarami chromosome 2L unlocalized genomic scaffold, Dgunungcola_SK_2 000007F, whole genome shotgun sequence genome includes a region encoding these proteins:
- the LOC128253131 gene encoding trissin receptor isoform X5: MMKPTSRVWQQESKVEQRKQHQQLKQRWRTDRANILVAYAVNSDNNDGDHGEAHNQNNGSQNSSMNLSTSAFRRRKPQQKPRVTSTGPHFSASHGTMVLVLLSISALTSSANVSSTTTHLSINGTSGSGNGTDYVLLLGDSTTPLAPAQTTGVSGVGSGGDIEDEEDAEKASEYIFDRTDVRIVFITLYTLVFCCCFFGNLLVILVVTLSRRLRSITNFFLANLAFADFCVGLFCVMQNLSIYLIESWVFGEFLCRMYQFVHSLSYTASIFILVVICMERYFAIVHPITCKQILTAARLRMVIVTVWITSAVYSTPKFVFSKTIKNIHTQDGQEEEICVLDREMFNSKLLDMINFVLLYVMPLLVMTVLYSKIAIALWRSSRGLAPHVVQHQQPQQASCQDSGMGMHNSMYHHQHHHHQHHQLPTAASAGSGPLPGVGMGGAGSSLASGGSSTTSLSRKQSSKYEKRGVSITESQVTFVSR, from the exons ATGATGAAGCCCACATCGAGGGTCTGGCAACAGGAATCGAAAGTAGAGCAACgaaaacaacatcaacaacttAAACAACGCTGGCGAACTGACAGGGCAAACATATTAGTGGCTTACGCCGTTAACAGTGATAATAACGATGGCGACCACGGGGAGGCGCATAATCAAAACAACGGCAGCCAAAACAGCTCTATGAATTTGAGCACATCCGCCTTCCGACGGAGAAAACCACAACAGAAACCGCGGGTTACCTCCACTGGACCGCACTTTTCCGCCTCCCATGGGACAATGGTGCTCGTTCTCCTTTCAATTTCTGCCCTGACTTCGTCCGCCAATGTCTCCAGCACCACAACCCATCTGTCCATCAACGGCAccagcggcagcggcaacgGCACCGATTACGTACTGCTCCTTGGCGACTCCACCACTCCCCTGGCTCCTGCCCAAACCACCGGGGTCTCCGGGGTCGGAAGTGGGGGTGACatcgaggacgaggaggatgCCGAAAAGGCCAGCGAATATATCTTCGACCGCACCGATGTGCGCATTGTATTTATCACCCTTTACACTTTAGTgttttgctgctgtttcttTG GTAACCTGCTTGTTATTTTGGTGGTCACATTATCGAGACGACTGCGCTCAATCaccaacttttttttggcaaacttGGCGTTTGCGGACTTCTGTGTGGGTCTCTTCTGTGTGATGCAGAACCTGTCCATCTATCTCATAGAGAG CTGGGTGTTTGGCGAGTTTCTGTGTCGCATGTACCAGTTTGTACACTCGCTGAGCTATACGGCATCGATTTTCATCTTGGTTGTCATCTGCATGGAGCGTTATTTCGCCATTGTGCATCCCATAACCTGCAAACAGATCTTAACTGCGGCCCGTCTAAGG ATGGTTATTGTCACCGTTTGGATTACCTCAGCAGTCTACTCAACTCCCAAGTTTGTTTTTAGCAAGACCATTAAGAACATTCACACGCAGGACGGTCAGGAGGAGGAAATTTGTGTGCTGGACCGCGAGATGTTTAACTCGAAACTGTTGGACATGATTAACTTTGTGCTTCTCTACGTTATGCCGCTATTGGTGATGACG GTGCTGTACAGCAAAATCGCCATTGCTTTGTGGCGCAGTTCGCGCGGCCTCGCGCCGCATGTGGTGCAGCatcagcagccgcagcaggcATCTTGTCAGGACAGCGGCATGGGCATGCACAACAGCATGtaccaccaccagcaccaccaccaccagcaccaccagctcCCAACCGCCGCTTCGGCAGGATCTGGGCCTCTACCGGGAGTGGGAATGGGTGGCGCCGGCTCGTCACTCGCTTCCGGCGGCAGCAGCACCACGTCCTTGTCCCGAAAACAGAGCAGCAAATATGAGAAGCGCGGCGTCAGCATCACGGAGAGTCAG